The following are encoded in a window of Scophthalmus maximus strain ysfricsl-2021 chromosome 6, ASM2237912v1, whole genome shotgun sequence genomic DNA:
- the LOC118310086 gene encoding leucine-rich repeat neuronal protein 1-like, with amino-acid sequence MALDSQHWPPLIWLGMGLLLSFLSPINGKECPCLCVCEIRPWFTPQSTYKEAITVDCNDLRLTHIPANLSTDTQVLLLQSNAISHTSGELEALFNLTELDLSQNNFSTVEAVGLTSMNHLTTLHLEENQITQLPDHCLGNLSNLQELYINHNQINSISPRAFAGLHSLLRLHLNSNRLHVIDSRWFEETPNLEILMIGENPVIGLLDMNFKPLGSLRSLVLAGMDLTDVPANAFVGLDNLESISFYDNKMVRIPQLALQKVPNLKFLDLNKNPVHKIQEGDFRNMLRLKELGINNMMELVSIDRYALDNLPELTKLEATNNPKLSYVHRLAFRDMPSLESLMLNNNALTALYQHTVEVLPNLREISLHSNPLRCDCVIQWMSSNRTTVRFMEPLAMLCSSPIELRGQLVRELRLLESSEQCLPLISHDTFPSHSNLELGMSVSLDCRAMAEPEPEIYWVTPLGTKITTDTVSERYHLSSEGTLRLTHVQVEDSGRYTCVAQNTEGADTRVATIRVNGTLLDSAQVMKIFVKQTESHSILVSWKVNSNVMSSNLKWASATMKIDNPHITYTARVPVDVHEYNLTHLQPATEYEVCLTVSNVHLQTHKSCVNVTTRRAAFALDLSDQHPSAAVLAVMVAMLAFISLATVGIYMARRWKRKNYHHSLKKYMLKTSSIPLNELYPPLINLWEVDGEKDKDGSTEGKPSPVDTTRSYYMW; translated from the coding sequence ATGGCGCTCGACTCTCAGCATTGGCCTCCTTTAATCTGGCTGGGCATGGGATTGCTTCTTTCCTTCCTGTCGCCTATAAATGGTAAAGAAtgtccctgtttgtgtgtgtgtgagatccgTCCTTGGTTCACACCCCAGTCAACCTACAAGGAAGCAATTACGGTGGACTGCAATGACTTGAGGCTCACGCACATCCCTGCCAACCTGTCAACAGATACCCAGGTGCTACTGCTACAAAGTAATGCCATCTCACACACAAGTGGAGAGCTGGAAGCACTGTTCAATTTGACAGAGTTGGACCTATCGCAAAACAACTTTAGCACTGTGGAAGCTGTGGGCCTCACAAGCATGAATCACCTGACCACTTTGCATCTAGAGGAGAACCAGATCACTCAGCTGCCAGATCACTGCCTGGGAAACCTCTCCAACCTCCAGGAGCTCTACATCAACCACAACCAGATCAATTCCATCTCTCCTCGGGCATTTGCAGGCCTGCACAGCTTACTTCGCCTCCATCTTAACTCCAACAGACTCCATGTCATAGACAGCCGCTGGTTTGAAGAAACACCTAACCTTGAGATCCTCATGATTGGGGAGAACCCTGTCATTGGCCTCTTAGACATGAACTTTAAGCCTCTAGGAAGCCTGAGGAGTCTTGTTCTGGCTGGCATGGACCTCACCGATGTGCCAGCGAATGCATTTGTAGGTTTGGATAACCTGGAAAGCATTTCTTTCTATGACAACAAAATGGTCAGAATCCCTCAGCTGGCGCTTCAGAAAGTCCCCAATCTGAAATTCTtggatttaaacaaaaatccaGTTCACAAAATCCAGGAAGGAGACTTCAGAAACATGCTACGTCTGAAGGAGTTGGGCATCAACAACATGATGGAGTTAGTGTCTATTGACCGTTATGCTCTTGACAACCTACCAGAACTGACAAAGCTGGAAGCCACGAACAACCCTAAACTGTCTTATGTCCACAGGTTGGCCTTTAGGGACATGCCCTCTCTGGAGAGCCTGATGCTTAACAATAATGCCCTCACTGCCCTTTATCAGCACACTGTGGAGGTGTTGCCTAATCTGCGGGAGATCAGTCTGCACAGCAACCCATTGCGCTGTGATTGTGTCATTCAGTGGATGAGTTCTAATAGGACCACGGTACGCTTCATGGAGCCGCTGGCCATGCTGTGCAGCTCCCCAATAGAACTCAGGGGCCAGCTGGTTCGTGAGCTTAGGCTCTTGGAGTCCTCGGAGCAGTGCCTCCCCCTCATATCCCACGACACTTTCCCCAGCCACTCGAACCTTGAGCTGGGCATGAGTGTCAGTCTCGACTGCAGGGCCATGGCTGAGCCAGAGCCAGAGATCTACTGGGTGACTCCTCTTGGGACTAAAATCACTACAGACACTGTGTCAGAGCGGTACCACTTGAGCAGTGAGGGGACCTTGCGGTTGACTCATGTGCAGGTGGAAGATTCTGGTCGTTACACCTGTGTGGCCCAGAACACAGAAGGGGCTGACACACGAGTGGCCACCATCCGGGTAAATGGCACCCTTCTCGACAGTGCCCAGGTGATGAAAATCTTTGTCAAGCAGACTGAGTCCCACTCCATCCTGGTGTCCTGGAAAGTCAATTCAAATGTTATGTCCTCCAATCTGAAGTGGGCCTCAGCCACCATGAAGATTGACAACCCGCACATCACCTACACAGCTCGTGTCCCCGTAGACGTTCATGAGTACAATCTCACACACCTTCAGCCTGCCACTGAGTATGAGGTATGCCTCACGGTCTCCAATGTCCACCTGCAGACGCACAAGTCTTGCGTTAACGTGACAACACGTAGAGCCGCCTTTGCCCTGGACCTGTCAGACCAGCATCCGAGTGCAGCTGTGCTCGCTGTCATGGTGGCCATGTTGGCCTTCATCAGTCTGGCAACCGTCGGCATCTATATGGCCCGCagatggaagagaaaaaactacCACCACTCCCTGAAGAAATACATGCTGAAgacctcctccatcccccttAACGAGCTTTACCCTCCCCTCATCAACCTGTGGGAGGTTGACGGTGAAAAGGACAAAGATGGGAGCACGGAGGGAAAACCCTCTCCTGTTGACACCACACGTAGCTATTACATGTGGTGA